The Aequorivita sublithincola DSM 14238 genome window below encodes:
- the rfbB gene encoding dTDP-glucose 4,6-dehydratase, protein MEKRKNILLTGGAGFIGSHVVRLFINKYPNYQIYNLDSLTYAGNLENLRDIENEENYNFLKIDITDAKAIDEVFDKYQFEQVIHLAAESHVDRSIIDPLGFARTNIMGTLNLLQAAKRIWKEDYTGKLFYHISTDEVYGSLGQEGLFTETTSYDPNSPYSASKASSDHFVRAYGETYGLPFIISNCSNNYGPNQFPEKLIPLFINNIIHKKSLPVYGNGDYTRDWLYVLDHAIAIDLILHKGKVKETYNIGGFNEWKNIDLVKLLCKQMDEKLNRPAGEAEQLISYVKDRPGHDLRYAIDALKINKELGWKPSVTFEEGLSETIDWYLNNEQWMMRVTTGAYQKYYQEQYQ, encoded by the coding sequence ATGGAGAAAAGAAAAAATATTTTATTGACTGGCGGAGCAGGATTTATTGGTTCGCACGTTGTGCGCTTGTTTATAAACAAATATCCCAACTATCAAATATACAATTTGGATAGTTTGACTTATGCAGGAAATCTGGAAAATCTTCGAGATATTGAGAATGAGGAAAACTATAATTTTTTAAAAATAGATATTACAGATGCAAAGGCGATAGATGAGGTTTTTGATAAATATCAGTTTGAACAAGTAATACATTTGGCTGCCGAGTCGCATGTAGATCGCTCCATTATAGATCCTCTGGGCTTCGCCAGAACTAATATTATGGGAACGCTAAATCTTTTGCAGGCTGCTAAAAGAATTTGGAAGGAAGACTATACTGGAAAACTATTCTACCACATTAGCACAGATGAGGTATATGGTAGTTTAGGACAGGAGGGGCTTTTTACAGAAACAACGTCTTATGATCCAAATTCTCCATATTCTGCTTCTAAGGCGAGTTCAGATCATTTTGTTAGGGCGTATGGAGAAACATACGGATTGCCCTTTATTATATCCAATTGTTCCAATAATTACGGCCCAAACCAATTTCCTGAAAAGCTGATCCCTTTATTTATAAATAATATAATTCATAAAAAGTCACTGCCGGTATATGGGAACGGTGATTATACTAGAGACTGGTTATATGTTTTGGATCATGCTATTGCCATTGACCTTATTTTACATAAAGGAAAGGTTAAGGAAACCTATAATATAGGTGGTTTTAATGAGTGGAAGAATATTGATTTGGTTAAATTGCTTTGCAAACAAATGGATGAAAAACTCAATAGACCTGCAGGTGAGGCGGAGCAATTGATTAGCTATGTAAAGGATCGACCAGGGCACGATTTGCGTTATGCAATTGATGCTTTAAAAATAAATAAAGAACTTGGATGGAAACCGAGCGTTACTTTTGAGGAAGGGCTATCCGAAACCATTGATTGGTATTTAAACAACGAACAATGGATGATGCGAGTTACCACTGGAGCATATCAAAAATATTATCAGGAACAATATCAATAA
- a CDS encoding N-acetylneuraminate synthase family protein, which produces MSTYVIGEIGQNHNGSVDVAKLLVDVVSRPIFDKLFSNELSIMNAVKLTKRDLKQELSQSQMEKAYSGANSFGKTYGEHRAFLELNDEQHFEVYKYAKEKGLEFVETLCAIGCLSVLKYFTPDRLKVASRDLTNLPLLEALAETKIPIIISTGMAGKEELDQAINVITRYHENLSILHCVSEYPTKYENVNLRTISYLKKNYPKFKIGYSDHTIGIATPLAAIGMGAEIIEKHITLDRGMKGTDQSGSLAIDGIYRMMRDIRNLDLSLGKEDIYVEPSVAAAREKLERSVATVRDLKKGDIIQETDLHLLSPGDGFKWSQKDAILGKALLVDIPANEIIYSKYID; this is translated from the coding sequence ATGAGTACATATGTTATTGGAGAGATAGGACAAAATCATAATGGTTCGGTAGATGTGGCCAAACTTCTGGTCGATGTGGTAAGTAGACCAATTTTTGATAAGTTATTCAGTAATGAACTTTCAATTATGAACGCCGTAAAATTAACAAAAAGAGATTTAAAACAAGAATTGTCTCAATCTCAAATGGAAAAAGCTTACAGTGGTGCAAATTCTTTTGGAAAAACTTATGGCGAGCACAGGGCTTTTTTGGAATTAAATGATGAGCAACATTTCGAAGTCTACAAATACGCAAAAGAAAAAGGACTAGAATTTGTTGAAACTTTGTGTGCGATTGGTTGTTTAAGTGTTTTAAAATATTTCACACCAGACAGATTAAAAGTAGCATCAAGAGATTTGACTAATTTACCACTATTGGAAGCTTTGGCGGAAACGAAAATACCTATTATAATTTCTACTGGTATGGCTGGTAAGGAAGAACTTGATCAGGCCATTAATGTTATTACAAGATACCACGAAAATTTATCAATTCTACATTGCGTTTCAGAATACCCAACCAAGTACGAGAATGTTAATCTTCGAACTATCTCTTATTTAAAGAAAAATTATCCAAAATTTAAAATAGGATATTCAGACCATACAATAGGAATCGCCACACCCTTAGCGGCAATTGGAATGGGCGCAGAAATTATTGAAAAACATATAACTCTAGATAGAGGCATGAAAGGAACTGACCAGTCCGGATCATTGGCAATAGATGGTATATATAGAATGATGAGAGATATTAGGAATTTAGATTTGTCATTAGGAAAAGAGGATATTTATGTAGAACCTTCTGTAGCTGCTGCAAGAGAAAAGTTAGAGCGTTCTGTGGCAACAGTTAGAGATTTAAAGAAGGGTGATATTATTCAAGAAACTGATCTACATTTATTAAGTCCTGGTGATGGATTTAAATGGTCACAGAAAGATGCCATTCTAGGAAAAGCTCTATTGGTGGACATTCCAGCTAATGAGATAATTTATTCAAAATATATAGATTAA
- the rfbD gene encoding dTDP-4-dehydrorhamnose reductase, translating to MSRILVTGAQGQLGSEIIKISKEYPTFDFIFVDMEEMPLEDITKVIAFLDKTVPDIIISAGAYTAVDKAEIEKELADQVNHLAIDTISHWCSNNGSKLIHISTDYIFDGTSKLPYNENDIAAPINWYGETKRRGELSIERNLNDAVIIRTSWVYSEYGNNFVKTMLRLMNERESISVVNDQIGTPTYALDLAKAIMKILTSDNLVPGFFHYSNEGEISWYEFAVEINRLSGLNCIINAVTSDQFPTAAKRPNFSLLEKTKIKKTYNVLVPEWKESLAKCLKILNS from the coding sequence ATGTCTCGTATTTTGGTTACAGGTGCCCAAGGTCAATTAGGATCTGAGATTATAAAGATTTCAAAGGAGTATCCAACATTCGATTTCATTTTTGTGGATATGGAAGAGATGCCATTGGAAGATATCACAAAAGTCATCGCTTTTTTGGATAAAACTGTGCCTGACATCATTATAAGCGCGGGCGCATATACCGCTGTTGATAAAGCGGAAATTGAAAAAGAATTGGCTGATCAAGTTAACCATTTAGCCATAGATACAATTTCACACTGGTGTTCTAATAATGGTTCGAAACTAATACATATTTCGACAGATTATATTTTTGATGGTACAAGTAAGTTGCCTTATAACGAAAATGATATAGCAGCACCTATTAATTGGTACGGAGAAACAAAGCGACGAGGTGAACTCTCAATTGAACGCAATTTGAACGATGCTGTAATTATCCGTACTTCTTGGGTTTATTCTGAATATGGGAATAATTTTGTCAAGACTATGTTGCGTTTAATGAATGAACGAGAAAGTATAAGTGTTGTAAATGATCAAATAGGCACTCCCACTTATGCGTTAGATTTGGCAAAAGCAATTATGAAAATCCTAACCTCTGATAATCTGGTGCCTGGTTTTTTTCATTATTCCAATGAAGGAGAGATTTCCTGGTATGAATTTGCAGTAGAAATAAATAGATTGAGTGGCCTAAATTGTATAATTAATGCAGTGACATCGGACCAGTTTCCTACTGCAGCTAAAAGGCCTAATTTTTCTCTGCTCGAAAAAACGAAAATTAAAAAAACATATAATGTCCTGGTACCTGAATGGAAAGAAAGTTTAGCGAAGTGCCTTAAAATATTAAACTCTTAA
- a CDS encoding cytidylyltransferase domain-containing protein encodes MIGIIIQARLGSSRLPNKMVLPFYNNKGVFEIIVRKLKKEFNEIPIIVSTTTNSIDSKLVELCKDIGVGFYRGSENDVLQRFIDTSKEYGISKIIRICADNPFIDINYLSEVIDNFKNEDLDYCSFKTSKGVPTILTHYGFWGEAVSLSALIKVKELTKDEFYYEHVTNFIYSNPNLFRIKLIFMPTKVEDFKNIRMTIDTKADFLLLQEIYSESKKIKSGKMIDLLKLVSSNETWLNIMEKQINLNTK; translated from the coding sequence ATGATTGGTATAATTATACAAGCTAGATTAGGTTCTAGTCGATTACCTAATAAAATGGTACTTCCCTTTTATAATAATAAAGGGGTGTTTGAAATTATTGTCCGGAAGCTTAAAAAAGAATTTAATGAGATTCCCATTATAGTTTCAACTACAACTAATAGTATCGATTCAAAATTGGTAGAATTATGTAAAGATATTGGAGTCGGTTTTTACAGGGGATCAGAGAATGATGTTTTACAGCGATTTATTGATACCTCGAAAGAATATGGTATTTCAAAAATAATTCGAATTTGTGCAGATAATCCATTTATTGATATAAACTATTTAAGCGAGGTGATTGATAATTTTAAAAATGAAGATTTGGATTATTGTTCTTTTAAAACGTCCAAAGGTGTGCCGACCATACTTACACATTATGGATTTTGGGGAGAGGCTGTTAGTTTGTCAGCGTTGATTAAAGTAAAAGAATTAACAAAAGATGAATTCTATTATGAGCATGTAACTAATTTTATTTATTCAAATCCAAATTTATTTAGAATCAAATTAATTTTTATGCCTACTAAAGTTGAAGATTTTAAGAATATCCGAATGACGATAGATACAAAAGCAGATTTTTTATTGCTGCAAGAAATCTACAGTGAATCAAAAAAAATAAAAAGTGGTAAAATGATTGATTTACTAAAACTCGTTTCTTCAAATGAAACTTGGTTAAATATAATGGAAAAACAAATTAATTTAAATACAAAGTAA
- a CDS encoding KdsC family phosphatase, with protein sequence MLPKLVLTDIDGVWTDGGMYYDQTGNEWKKFNTADSAGVLFLKLLNIPIGIITGENVKMVSRRADKLQVDFCFLGVRDKVRVAEELCTKLNIGLDEVAYIGDDINDILLLEKVGFSATPANAPSYIKEKVNFITTKNGGDGAFREFVEHILSQNGLMNRVLIKYMKSQTKLKQ encoded by the coding sequence ATGTTGCCAAAGTTAGTTTTAACAGATATTGATGGAGTTTGGACAGATGGAGGTATGTACTATGACCAAACAGGAAATGAATGGAAAAAATTTAATACTGCAGATAGTGCTGGAGTTCTATTCTTAAAATTATTAAATATCCCGATAGGAATAATTACAGGTGAAAATGTGAAAATGGTTTCACGTAGGGCAGATAAATTGCAGGTGGATTTTTGTTTTCTTGGCGTAAGAGATAAAGTGAGAGTGGCAGAAGAACTTTGTACTAAATTAAATATTGGTTTGGATGAGGTGGCCTATATTGGGGATGATATTAACGATATACTTTTACTTGAAAAGGTAGGTTTCTCAGCTACGCCAGCTAACGCACCTTCATACATAAAAGAAAAAGTTAATTTTATAACAACCAAAAATGGTGGTGATGGTGCCTTTAGAGAATTTGTTGAACATATTTTATCACAGAATGGATTAATGAACAGGGTATTAATAAAATACATGAAGAGTCAAACGAAGCTTAAACAATAA
- a CDS encoding acyltransferase encodes MEMSVRYDNYRKKYNIDNTFRFNGDGILLYGDGVINIGEQTYIGSYSTIQASKGFTVSIGKNCSISHNVKIYTASNDVNQNFDNTSKKKKIMKNVVIGDGVWIGTNVFINPGISLGDNSIIGANSVVTKNVDSNSIVGGVPARLIKYKSV; translated from the coding sequence ATGGAAATGTCTGTACGTTATGATAATTATAGGAAAAAATATAACATAGATAATACTTTTAGGTTTAATGGTGATGGGATTTTGTTATATGGTGATGGTGTTATTAATATAGGTGAGCAAACTTATATTGGAAGTTATTCTACAATTCAGGCTTCAAAAGGTTTTACTGTATCGATTGGCAAAAATTGTTCTATAAGCCATAATGTTAAAATTTATACTGCATCAAATGACGTTAATCAAAATTTTGATAATACTTCAAAGAAAAAAAAGATAATGAAAAATGTTGTAATCGGAGATGGTGTTTGGATAGGAACAAATGTTTTTATAAATCCAGGAATTTCATTAGGTGATAATTCTATAATCGGTGCAAACTCTGTCGTTACTAAAAATGTTGATTCAAATAGCATTGTTGGTGGTGTTCCCGCAAGACTAATCAAATATAAGAGTGTATAA
- the rfbA gene encoding glucose-1-phosphate thymidylyltransferase RfbA, producing the protein MKGIILAGGSGTRLHPLTIAVSKQLLPIYDKPMIYYPLSVLMLAGIRDILIISTPHDLPNFERLLGDGSQFGVKFTYKEQPSPDGLAQAFILGEEFIGNDDVCLVLGDNIFHGAGLQNILKEAVETVTKEKKAVVFGNYVNDPERYGVAEFDDAMNVISIEEKPKDPKSHYAVVGLYFYPNSVVEVAKNVKPSHRGELEITSVNQSYLSKESLKMQILSRGFAWLDTGTHEALTEATEFVKAVEKRTGLKIACLEEVALRSKWISKEEIRDRVMKMKGEYFEYLKKIALNK; encoded by the coding sequence ATGAAAGGAATTATTTTAGCCGGTGGCTCGGGAACACGCTTGCATCCACTAACTATAGCTGTTAGTAAGCAATTATTACCCATTTATGACAAACCGATGATATATTACCCACTTTCGGTCTTGATGTTGGCAGGGATTCGGGATATACTGATTATTTCTACACCGCACGACTTACCAAATTTTGAACGTTTGCTAGGCGATGGGAGTCAATTTGGAGTAAAATTTACTTATAAAGAACAACCAAGCCCAGATGGTTTGGCGCAAGCTTTTATTCTAGGTGAAGAATTTATTGGGAATGACGATGTGTGTTTAGTGCTTGGCGATAATATTTTCCATGGCGCCGGTCTTCAAAATATATTAAAAGAAGCAGTTGAAACCGTTACAAAGGAGAAGAAGGCTGTGGTTTTTGGGAATTATGTAAATGACCCCGAACGTTATGGAGTGGCAGAATTTGATGATGCTATGAACGTTATTAGCATTGAAGAAAAACCAAAAGATCCAAAATCTCATTACGCAGTAGTTGGCTTGTATTTTTATCCAAACTCAGTAGTAGAAGTGGCAAAAAATGTAAAACCTTCTCACCGTGGAGAACTGGAAATTACCTCTGTAAACCAAAGTTATTTAAGTAAAGAGTCTTTAAAAATGCAAATATTAAGTCGTGGTTTTGCTTGGCTTGATACAGGAACCCATGAAGCATTAACTGAAGCTACCGAATTTGTAAAAGCTGTGGAAAAAAGAACTGGTTTAAAGATTGCTTGTTTAGAGGAAGTTGCATTGCGGTCTAAATGGATTAGCAAGGAAGAAATTCGTGATAGAGTAATGAAAATGAAAGGAGAATATTTTGAATACTTGAAGAAAATAGCTTTAAATAAATAA
- the rfbA gene encoding glucose-1-phosphate thymidylyltransferase RfbA, giving the protein MKGIILAGGSGTRLHPLTIAVSKQLLPIYDKPMIYYPLSVLMLAGIRDILIISTPHDLPNFERLLGDGSHFGIKLSYKEQPSPDGLAQAFILGEEFIGNDDVCLVLGDNIFYGAGLQNILKEAVETVTRERKSVIFGNYVNDPERYGVAEFDASMNVISIAEKPENPKSNFAVVGLYFYPNSVIEVARNVKPSARGELEITTVNQSYLSNGTLKMQILSRGFAWLDTGTHEALTEATEFVKAVEKRTGLKIACLEEVALRAQWIGKEEIASRTSAMKGEYYDYLKKIIGG; this is encoded by the coding sequence ATGAAAGGAATTATTTTAGCGGGAGGTTCAGGAACCCGACTACATCCATTAACCATAGCCGTGAGCAAGCAATTGTTGCCCATCTATGACAAACCGATGATCTACTATCCTCTTTCGGTATTGATGTTGGCTGGAATTCGAGATATACTAATTATTTCTACGCCGCATGATTTACCGAATTTTGAAAGACTGCTTGGCGATGGGAGCCATTTTGGAATTAAACTTAGCTATAAAGAGCAGCCCAGTCCCGACGGTTTGGCGCAGGCCTTTATTCTTGGCGAAGAATTCATCGGGAATGACGATGTATGTTTGGTGCTAGGGGACAATATTTTTTATGGTGCTGGACTTCAAAATATCTTAAAGGAAGCCGTTGAAACCGTTACAAGGGAAAGAAAGTCTGTAATATTTGGCAATTATGTAAATGATCCCGAGCGTTACGGAGTGGCGGAGTTTGATGCTAGTATGAATGTGATTAGTATAGCCGAGAAACCCGAAAACCCAAAATCAAATTTTGCGGTGGTAGGATTGTATTTTTATCCCAATTCAGTAATTGAGGTAGCAAGGAATGTAAAACCATCGGCCCGTGGCGAGCTGGAAATTACTACGGTAAACCAGAGTTATTTAAGTAATGGAACTTTAAAAATGCAAATTTTGAGCCGTGGATTTGCGTGGTTGGATACGGGAACCCACGAAGCCCTAACTGAGGCTACAGAATTTGTTAAAGCCGTAGAGAAACGAACAGGTTTAAAGATTGCCTGTTTGGAAGAAGTTGCACTGCGGGCCCAATGGATTGGGAAGGAGGAGATTGCTTCCAGAACGAGTGCTATGAAAGGGGAGTATTATGATTATCTTAAAAAGATTATTGGAGGCTAA
- a CDS encoding acyltransferase, giving the protein MISTLLNIYRNYKKKYYLNIILKKAKSYILPLKVNGVSYINENTYLGKNVNFNGMKIMGKGKVTIGDNFHSGMDCLIITDTHNFMGEKIPYDDTYIIKDVTVEDNVWLGHGVIILGGVTIGEGCIIQAGSVVVKSLPPCSIAGGHPAVVFKKRDEEHYYLLKDQKKFH; this is encoded by the coding sequence ATGATTTCTACTTTATTAAATATTTACAGGAATTATAAAAAAAAGTACTATTTAAATATTATTCTTAAAAAAGCAAAGTCATATATTTTGCCTTTAAAAGTTAATGGAGTTTCTTATATTAATGAAAATACTTATTTAGGAAAAAATGTAAATTTTAATGGTATGAAAATTATGGGTAAAGGTAAAGTTACCATTGGAGATAATTTCCATTCTGGAATGGACTGTCTAATAATTACAGATACTCATAACTTTATGGGTGAGAAAATACCATATGATGATACATATATTATAAAAGATGTTACTGTTGAAGACAACGTTTGGCTTGGGCATGGAGTTATAATTTTAGGAGGCGTTACTATCGGTGAAGGTTGTATTATTCAAGCAGGTTCTGTAGTTGTTAAATCGTTACCTCCTTGTTCAATAGCAGGAGGGCATCCTGCCGTAGTATTTAAAAAGCGAGATGAGGAACATTATTATCTGCTAAAAGATCAAAAGAAATTTCATTAA
- a CDS encoding lipopolysaccharide biosynthesis protein, with product MYKKIFSHTAIYGLAPQIPRIAGIFILPIITQYLTEVDFGVYGLIVAVVGAMTALSNLGLNVVLSNSFYKSPMQHKWAWRQIYGFLILWQIPYTIMLGLVIYFIIPEEAAENTWLIILLNTIPVVLFGPTSFLCAKYYQLQERPMPIAIRSMLIGFLSIGLNIYFIAVLRMGYIGWFLSVSIAQLCDQISYWIPLNRKFKLTPIFNFKRSFIKKQLKISLPSVPHFYSAYLLNTSDRVIMKFTNVTIANIGLYNVAGTVSSVVQSGVNASGLAIGPMLLKAYKNKDERLARNIIFFLQTIVLFGTFLISLWLKEIFFILIKNDSLQKVYPLGIILIMGYNYRPMYFGANTRLFYYEKTKDLLKVSFIAGLSNVILNFIFIPIFGYEAAAYTTFFALMYMGYVGYFLKAYKAHCTLEYHPLKWLSITLLLSAIVYYLVEIPVIYKICISVILILVLIFLLKKMIIKF from the coding sequence GTGTATAAGAAAATATTTTCACATACTGCTATTTATGGATTGGCTCCTCAAATACCTCGAATTGCAGGTATTTTTATACTGCCAATAATAACCCAATATCTAACTGAGGTAGATTTTGGAGTATATGGGCTAATAGTTGCAGTGGTGGGAGCGATGACCGCCTTGTCAAATTTAGGACTTAACGTAGTTTTAAGCAATAGCTTCTATAAGAGCCCTATGCAACATAAATGGGCTTGGAGACAAATATATGGTTTCTTAATACTGTGGCAAATACCTTATACTATAATGTTGGGTCTTGTAATTTATTTTATTATTCCAGAGGAAGCTGCCGAAAACACTTGGCTCATTATATTACTTAATACTATACCTGTTGTTCTTTTTGGTCCAACCTCTTTTTTATGTGCTAAATACTATCAATTACAAGAAAGGCCAATGCCCATAGCTATACGAAGTATGCTTATTGGTTTTTTGTCGATAGGGTTAAATATATATTTTATTGCAGTACTACGTATGGGTTACATAGGTTGGTTTTTATCAGTTTCAATTGCTCAGCTTTGTGATCAAATAAGTTATTGGATTCCCCTAAATAGAAAATTTAAATTAACTCCTATTTTTAATTTTAAGAGGAGTTTTATAAAAAAACAGTTAAAAATTTCTCTTCCTTCAGTACCACACTTTTATAGTGCGTATTTATTAAATACTTCAGATAGAGTCATAATGAAGTTTACGAATGTTACTATTGCTAATATTGGATTGTACAATGTGGCCGGTACTGTTTCTAGTGTTGTTCAGTCTGGTGTAAATGCATCTGGTTTGGCTATTGGGCCTATGCTTTTAAAGGCATATAAAAACAAAGATGAAAGACTAGCTAGAAATATCATTTTTTTTTTACAAACAATTGTTCTTTTTGGAACATTTCTTATTTCACTATGGTTGAAGGAAATATTTTTTATTCTGATTAAGAATGATTCTTTACAGAAAGTTTATCCATTGGGTATAATATTAATCATGGGTTATAATTATAGGCCAATGTATTTTGGAGCAAACACGCGTCTTTTTTATTACGAGAAAACTAAGGATTTATTAAAAGTGAGTTTTATAGCAGGTTTAAGTAATGTTATTTTGAATTTTATTTTTATTCCTATTTTTGGTTATGAAGCTGCAGCTTATACTACATTTTTTGCATTAATGTATATGGGATATGTTGGTTATTTTTTAAAAGCATATAAAGCTCACTGTACCCTAGAATATCATCCATTAAAATGGTTAAGTATAACTCTTTTATTATCAGCGATTGTTTATTATTTAGTCGAAATACCAGTAATTTATAAGATTTGTATTTCTGTTATTTTGATTCTAGTTTTAATTTTTTTATTAAAAAAGATGATTATTAAGTTTTAA
- the rfbC gene encoding dTDP-4-dehydrorhamnose 3,5-epimerase has protein sequence MKVEATKIKDCFIINPKVFSDERGYFMESFNLELFNDKTGLNVHFVQDNESKSSYGVIRGLHAQQGVYAQSKLVRVLKGEVLDVVVDFRPHSETYLQHFKIKLSAKNKNQLFVPKGCLHGFSVLSKSATFFYKCDNYYNKDSEIGLRFDDPQFNIDWQISENEALISTKDLNLPFYKNLKL, from the coding sequence ATGAAGGTAGAAGCTACTAAAATAAAGGATTGCTTTATTATTAATCCAAAGGTATTCAGTGACGAACGTGGATATTTTATGGAGAGTTTTAATTTGGAGCTATTTAATGACAAAACAGGACTGAATGTGCATTTTGTTCAAGATAATGAGTCCAAATCCTCCTATGGCGTAATCCGGGGTTTGCACGCCCAGCAAGGAGTCTATGCGCAATCTAAATTGGTACGCGTTCTTAAGGGCGAAGTTTTGGATGTAGTTGTAGACTTTCGTCCACATTCTGAAACCTATTTGCAACATTTTAAAATTAAATTAAGTGCGAAAAATAAGAACCAACTTTTTGTTCCCAAAGGATGTTTACACGGGTTTTCAGTGTTGAGCAAATCTGCTACTTTCTTTTATAAATGTGATAATTATTACAACAAGGATTCTGAAATTGGTTTGCGTTTTGACGATCCCCAATTCAATATTGATTGGCAGATATCAGAAAACGAGGCTTTGATATCGACTAAAGATTTAAATCTACCATTTTATAAAAATCTTAAATTATAG